ACGGGTCGTCGAAGGCCACCAGCTTGACCTGCGGCGTGTCGCCGTCCAGGTGCTCGTAGCGCCAGTTCAAGCCTTCCTCACGCAGCAGGCGGCAGATGAAGTCGTGATCGGATTCGCGATACTGCAGGCAGTAGCTGCGGCTGGGCAGGCTGCCTGCCAGCACGAAGTCCAGACTTTGCACCGCAGCAAACACCGGGTTGGCCGCAGCGTGCTCGGCAAAGATCTGCCGCACGATGGCCTCCACCGACAAGTCCTGGAACACCCGCGAGGTCTGGCGCAGGCGCAGCAGCGCGAACGGCGGCTCGACGGTGAGCGCGTACCTGGCGAAGCCACCGTCGCTGCCCAGCGCCTCGGCGCTGCTGACCACGCCGCAGCGCAGCGTTTCGCTGCCGTCGGCACCGGCAATGCCCAAGCGCACCGGCAGGCCCAGCAGCGTCTTCAGTTCGATGCTGTCGCTGGCGGACAGGCACTCGACGCGGAAGCGGTAATCGCCGGCCAGCGCCTCCTCGCCGCTGAGTGTCAGCGGCAGCAGCGCCTGGCTCCAGCGCTGACCGTCGCCCAGCTGCAGGGTGAGCAGGCGCTGGTCCTGGTTGAAGGCGGACGCGAAGCTGGCGAGCAGGTCGGGGAGGTTCATGGCAACGACGCGGCTAGAGGCAAAGCGCTGGATTATGCCAAAGAGCTATCCATTTGTCCTGACGGAAAGGCTGCTTAAGCCTTAGCAAATCTCAGCCATGGGGGAGCGCTGGCGCGCACCGGAGTGTGGCTTCACAGCAGCAGCCGGATTTATTGAACTCCAGCTGCGGCAAGGTACTAGGCGGTATGCCGCCCTTGCTCTACAGTGCCGATCAATCATGGCACCAGGATGGAACTCAGGTATGGATGCAGTTCTCTCGCAGCTCTCTTTCTCCCTCAATACCGCCAGAACGGTGGATCAGCTGATCCGGCCGCTGCTGGAAATGCTGGGCAACATCACCGGCATGGAATCCACCTATCTCACCAGTATCGAGCTGGGGCAGTGCCTGCAGCACGTGCGCTACGCGCGTAATACTGGCGACATGCAGATAGCGGAGGGGCTGAGCGTGCCGTGGGAGGATACGCTGTGCAAACGCTCGCTGGACATGGGGCTTACCGCCACCAACCAGGTGGAAACGCTATGGGGCGACTCGGCGGCGGCGCGCCAGCTGGGCATCAAGACCTACCTCAGCGCCCCGGTGCGCAATACCGAAGGCGGCCTGCTGGGCACGCTGTGCGCCGCCAGCGCCCGCACGCTGCCGATACCGGAGGAAACCCAGACCCTGCTGCAGCTGTTCGCCAATATCGTGGCCAACTTCATCGAGCGCGAGATGCTGGTGCAGAACCTGCAGGCGGCCAATACCCGGCTGGCGACCTTTGCGCTGACCGATGCGCTGACCGGCCTGCCCAACCGCCGCGCGCTGTTCGACGAGCTGGAGCGCCTGCTGGCGCAGGCGATACGCAGCAGTGGCAGCGTTCTGGTAGGGGTAATCGACCTGGATGGTTTCAAGCAGATCAACGACCTCCATGGCCACCAGGGCGGTGACGAATTCCTGCAGGCGGTAGCCGTGCGGCTGCAGTCCGCGCTGCGGGCCGGCGACATGCTGGGGCGCATGGGGGGCGACGAGTTCCTGGTGATCGGCCCGGGCCCGGACTGGACCAATACCGGCCTGCCCGGTGCGCTGATCAGCGATGGCGAGCCGGCGGATGCGGCGCACGCGCTGCAGCAGCGGCTCACCGAGGCCAGCATCGGCGACTATCGCCTGGGCGAGCAGGTTGTGTCTTATCGTGGCGCCAGCGCGGGCGTGGTGGCACTGGCGCCGTTCGGCCTGCACGGCGCGGCAGCGGTAAAGCTGGCGGACAGCGAAATGTATGTGGTGAAACAGGCCAGAAAGCAGCCTGTCTGAGCCTGCGTAGTAGGGCGGATGCCGCTTGGCGGCGATCCGCCGTCAGCAGCAATGGCTCACAGTCAAGATCAACGCAAAGGTTGGCCGCAAACCGGCTGCCATCCGCCGGCTTTCATCGGCATTACGAAGCGCGGCGCTCGGCGCGGCAAGCTTCCAGCTGGGCGCGCAGTTCCTTCACTTCCGCCGCCAGGTTGTCGCGGGCGGTAACCGCACCTACCAGCTCCATCGCTGTCGCCAGGCGGGCATCGGATTCGGCCGATGTGGCTGCCACATTGCGTTCCAGCTGCTGGCGCAGGTCGGCCAGCTGCGCGTCCTTGCCTTCGATGGCCAGTTGATCCTTCGCCTTGCCCACCAGCGCATCGGAGGCAATATCGCGCGCATGCTGCAGTTCCACCGTCAGCCGCTCGATCTGCGCATCACACTCCGCCAGTGTGACCATGGCCTGGTCACGATCCGCCGTCACCTTGGCCAGCTGTGCCTGCAGTGCTGCGTGGTCCGCCTCCAGCTGCTGCTGCGACTGCAGCAGCGCAGCCAGGTCACCGTCGGTTTGTGCCAGCTGGTCTCGCAGCCCGCTGCCGGCTTCGTCCGCCAGCTGCTGCGCCCAGCCAAGCAGTGCGGAGCTGACGGCGTCGGGCAGCGCCAGCAGTGGCGACTCCGGCAGCGCCTGACTGGCCCGCCACGCCGCCAGGTGCGGGTGGATGGCGGCAAGCGACACATCGCCCAGCGCATCGCGCACCGTGGCCACCGTTACCGGCTGGTTGGCGGCAGCCAGCTGCCGGGCAGCGGCGGCCACCTGCTCAAAACTGATGGGCTCCAGTGCAGCCGGTGCGGTGCTGGGTGTGTCACTGGCGCTGCTTTGTGCGTCTTCGAATGCGGGTAGAAACATGGTGTGTTCACTTAACCGGGTAGCGCTAGCCGGCACAGGGTGGTGCCGCTTCGCCAGAACAGAATCGCCGCCCGGCTCTACAGCCGGGCGCCACAAAAATTCATCACGGCCTGGGGCCTGTCTGGGTAAAGGCGACCGTCGCGCTGGAATTCTGAAATGGCCAGCGGATTTTTCTGGCAAAACAGCAGCCCGGCACAGCGGCAGCATGAAAAAGCCCGGCGCAAGGGCCGGGCGATAGCTTGCGGCCAACCTTCATGCCAGGGTTGGCCGCATGGGGAGGGGGCATTACAGCGGGCTGGCGGCAGCCTCCGGCTGGCCTGGGGCTTGCTGCGGGCTGGCGGCTGTTTGTTCGTTGGCAGCCGCATCCCACCAGGCATGGCCGTGCGCCGGGTTGGCGATATCCAGACGCTCGCCAAAGCGCGGTGTGCTCAGTGCCACCTGGCACCGGGCGGCCAGTTCGCTTACCCGCTGCAGCGGCTCGGTCCAGGCATGCAGGGCCAGGTCGAAGGTGCCGTTGTGGATAGGCACCAGCCGCTTGCCCTGCAGGTCGATGTGCGCCTGGACTGTCTGCTCCGGGTGCATGTGCACATCGGCCCAGGCCTCGTTGTAGGCGCCGTTTTCCACCAGTGTGATGTCGAACGGGCCGAAGCGCTCGCCGATGGTCTTGAAACCGTCGAAGTAGCCGGTGTCGCCGCTGAAGAAAATCCGTGCCGTCGGCGTAATCAGCACCCACGATGCCCACAGCGTGCGGTTGCCGTCGGTAAGGCTGCGGCCGGAGAAGTGCTGGGCCGGCGTGGCCACCATGCGCAGGCTGCCCAGCTGCGTTTCCTGCCACCAGTCGAGCTGCCGCACCTTGGCGGCAGGCACACCCCAGGCGATCAGACGATCGCCCACGCCCAGCGGGGTGATGAACATGCCCACTTTCTGCTGCAGCAGCAGGATGGTGTCGCGGTCCAGATGGTCGTAATGGTCGTGCGACAGCAGCACGGCTTCCAGCGGCGGCAAGGCATCCAGCGAGATCGGTGCGGCGTGGAAGCGCTTCGGCCCGATAAAGCGGAACGGGGAGGCGCGCTCGGCAAACACCGGGTCGGTAAGCCAGAATTTGCCGTCCAGCTTCAGCAGCACCGTGGAGTGCCCCAGCCGCCACAGGCTGTGGTCCGGCGCGTGCTGCAGATCCTGCGTGGTAAGCGGTAATACCGGAATCGGCGCTACTGGCACTGCCAGCGGTGATTTGGCGGTCAGATTGCGCCACAGCGCTTTTACCCCGCCCCAGAAGCCGAGCGACGGCAGCTGGCGGAAGTTATGGAAGCGGCCGTCGGCATGAATGCTGGCCGAGGCAGCGCGGTGGGCGGTGGCGGGCGGTAGGGTTGACATGGTATGTTCTCCAAAAATATCGTGAGCACTCACTCATTTAACGTTCAAAAAAAATCAACTGCCTGACGTTCCCTGCAAAACCTTGAAACCGGCAGCCTTGTACGCCTCGCTTTGTGCCGGGTCGGCGGCGGCAAAGCGCATGGTGGTGTCTGCCAGCGCCATGAAAATGGCGTCGGCAAACCCCGCCGGCAGTGCGGCGAGATGGCTCCTGGCAATGAAGGCGCGCGAGGTTTCCAGAATGCCTGGCAGCAACTCGCTAACCCGGTTGCGGGTGTCGTCGCTGATCCGGTCGGAAACCGCCAGCTGGCTCAATGCCTTGATGGCCTCGGGGTTGGCAATGCCCCAGTCGATATAGTTGTTCCACAGCAGCTGCATGGCCGCGTCCAGCGAGGCGGGGGGCGTGCTTGCCTGCTGCAATGCCTCGCCAAGGTTGCGCTTCAGATGCACATACAGCTCGTTGAGCAGATCGTCCTTGGTGGGGAAGTAGCGGAACAGGGTGCCTTCGGCCACGCCGGCCTGCCTGGCTATCTGCGAGGTAGGCGCGCCCAGCCCCTGGCTGGCCACCACCGTGGTGGCGGCTTCAAGCAGGGCCAGCTGTTTTTCTTCGCTGCGGGGGCGTGCCATGGCGCTGTCGGATATTGAGTGAGTGATTACTCATCTTAATGCCTACCGCCAGCAGGCGCAAGGGGTTTGCCAACCTGATCAGCCAGCCCGCACACCAGGCGGGCAGTGCACGTTGGCCGCATCCATGGCAGGCCTGCAGCCGGCCAGGCGCAGCAAGCTAGCTGTGGCTGGCCGCCACGCCGCTGGCATGGGCCTGCGCCAACTCCTTGTCACTCAACACAAAGTCGGCACAGTCCGTTAGCCGGTCCACCGCCAGGTCGATGAAGCGGCGCACCCGCGATGGCTGCGCCGCGCGGCTGCCGTAATACACAAACAGGCTGTAGTGGTCGGCCATATGCTCCAGCAGGATGGGCGTCAGCCGGCCACTGCGAATCAGCTGCGCCGCCGTGGGTGCGGCCAACTGCCCGATGACTTCGCCGGCCAGCACCGCGCGCAGCTCCATCGGCTCGTCATTGGTGCAGAACGCCGGGTTCACCGGCTGATCCTGCATGCTGTCGCCCACGCGGACGCGCCACGGCACCACGCGGCCATCGCTGGCCCGGCGGAAGGCGCTGCAGCGGTGCGAGCTGAGGTCGTACAGGCTCTGCGGCATGCCGTGCTTGCGCAGGTAGCTGGGCGCGGCGCAGATGATCAGCTGCATCGGGAACAGCCGCCGGGCCACCAGGCCTTCCTGCGGCGAGTTGCCCAGCCGGAAGCCGACATCAATGCGGTCTTCCACCCAGTTGCCGATGCGGTCGTCCAGTTGCACATCGGGCTGCACTTCGGGGTAGAGCCGGCAGTATTCGTCCATTACCGGGCCGATGACCGACTGCAGCACCGTGCGCGGCCCGACTATCCGCAACGGCCCGGCCAGGTCGTCCTTGCTCTGCCGGACAGCCGACAGCGCCTGCTGGAAGCCGATCAGCGAAGGGTGCACCGCCTCCAGAAAGCGCTGGCCTTCCTCGGTAAGCGACATGCTGCGGGTGGTGCGGTGAAACAGGCGCACGCCCAGAAGCTGTTCCAGCTGCCCCAGCGCCTTGCTGGCGGCCTGTGGCGAGATCTGCTGCGCTTCGGCGGCCCGGCTCAGGCTGCCGAACTCGGCCGTGCGCACGAAAGTGGTGATGGAGCGAAGCTCGTTCATGGACATGGTGCAACCCCGCGGCGAATTAACATCAAAAAGTTGTAGATTATTCAAATAATAATGCTCTAGTTTAATGTTTGCCCGGAAACTAAAGTTCCGTCCATCAAGACCACCGGCCATCACGGCAGCAGAGGACTCACATGGACAACTTCATTTTCTTCAACCCCACCAAAATCGACTTCGGCACCGGCAAGGAGCAGCTGATCGGTCAGCACCTGGCCGAGCACGGCATCAAAAAGGTGCTGCTCTGCTTCGGCAGCGACCGCATCAAGCGCGACGGCCTGTTCCAGGTGGTGAGCAAGAGTTTGGCCGCGCACGATATCGAGTTCATCGAATTCGGCGGCATCGTCAGCAACCCGCTGCTGTCGAAAGTGCGCGATGGCATCGCCCTGGCGCGCGGCCACCAGGTGGGCGCCGTGCTCAGTGTGGGCGGCGGCTCGGTGCTGGACAGTTCCAAAGCCATTGCCGCCGGCGTGCCGTACCAGGGCGATGTGTGGGACCTGTTCATCGGCAAGGCCGGCATTGCCTCGGCGCTGCCGGTGTTCTCCATCCTCACCCTGGCCGCTACCGGCAGCGAGATGAACAGCGGCGCGGTGGTAACCAACGAAGCCACCAAGGAAAAATTCGCCATCCAGTCGGTGCATACCTTCCCGCGCGTATCCATCGTCAACCCGGCGCTGATGCAGACCGTGT
This Vogesella sp. LIG4 DNA region includes the following protein-coding sequences:
- a CDS encoding sensor domain-containing diguanylate cyclase, giving the protein MDAVLSQLSFSLNTARTVDQLIRPLLEMLGNITGMESTYLTSIELGQCLQHVRYARNTGDMQIAEGLSVPWEDTLCKRSLDMGLTATNQVETLWGDSAAARQLGIKTYLSAPVRNTEGGLLGTLCAASARTLPIPEETQTLLQLFANIVANFIEREMLVQNLQAANTRLATFALTDALTGLPNRRALFDELERLLAQAIRSSGSVLVGVIDLDGFKQINDLHGHQGGDEFLQAVAVRLQSALRAGDMLGRMGGDEFLVIGPGPDWTNTGLPGALISDGEPADAAHALQQRLTEASIGDYRLGEQVVSYRGASAGVVALAPFGLHGAAAVKLADSEMYVVKQARKQPV
- a CDS encoding DNA-binding protein; this translates as MFLPAFEDAQSSASDTPSTAPAALEPISFEQVAAAARQLAAANQPVTVATVRDALGDVSLAAIHPHLAAWRASQALPESPLLALPDAVSSALLGWAQQLADEAGSGLRDQLAQTDGDLAALLQSQQQLEADHAALQAQLAKVTADRDQAMVTLAECDAQIERLTVELQHARDIASDALVGKAKDQLAIEGKDAQLADLRQQLERNVAATSAESDARLATAMELVGAVTARDNLAAEVKELRAQLEACRAERRAS
- a CDS encoding MBL fold metallo-hydrolase; protein product: MSTLPPATAHRAASASIHADGRFHNFRQLPSLGFWGGVKALWRNLTAKSPLAVPVAPIPVLPLTTQDLQHAPDHSLWRLGHSTVLLKLDGKFWLTDPVFAERASPFRFIGPKRFHAAPISLDALPPLEAVLLSHDHYDHLDRDTILLLQQKVGMFITPLGVGDRLIAWGVPAAKVRQLDWWQETQLGSLRMVATPAQHFSGRSLTDGNRTLWASWVLITPTARIFFSGDTGYFDGFKTIGERFGPFDITLVENGAYNEAWADVHMHPEQTVQAHIDLQGKRLVPIHNGTFDLALHAWTEPLQRVSELAARCQVALSTPRFGERLDIANPAHGHAWWDAAANEQTAASPQQAPGQPEAAASPL
- a CDS encoding TetR/AcrR family transcriptional regulator, with the protein product MARPRSEEKQLALLEAATTVVASQGLGAPTSQIARQAGVAEGTLFRYFPTKDDLLNELYVHLKRNLGEALQQASTPPASLDAAMQLLWNNYIDWGIANPEAIKALSQLAVSDRISDDTRNRVSELLPGILETSRAFIARSHLAALPAGFADAIFMALADTTMRFAAADPAQSEAYKAAGFKVLQGTSGS
- a CDS encoding LysR family transcriptional regulator, which codes for MNELRSITTFVRTAEFGSLSRAAEAQQISPQAASKALGQLEQLLGVRLFHRTTRSMSLTEEGQRFLEAVHPSLIGFQQALSAVRQSKDDLAGPLRIVGPRTVLQSVIGPVMDEYCRLYPEVQPDVQLDDRIGNWVEDRIDVGFRLGNSPQEGLVARRLFPMQLIICAAPSYLRKHGMPQSLYDLSSHRCSAFRRASDGRVVPWRVRVGDSMQDQPVNPAFCTNDEPMELRAVLAGEVIGQLAAPTAAQLIRSGRLTPILLEHMADHYSLFVYYGSRAAQPSRVRRFIDLAVDRLTDCADFVLSDKELAQAHASGVAASHS